A single region of the Arthrobacter sp. zg-Y20 genome encodes:
- a CDS encoding GNAT family protein → MTFTFRRMTAGDADVLTSFLASNTFPFHASPAPTAAQARDRVQQGHFWSTAAQGYWIQDGNQDLGLVVVEDPEDENPMFDLRLAEEHRGQGRGAGILRALCGLVFTGHAGSVRFEGQTREDNIAMRKTFLRAGFVKEAHYRQAWPTADGSRVASVAYAILRSDWETNTVTPLEFDDFPFCDPQ, encoded by the coding sequence ATGACGTTCACCTTCCGCAGGATGACCGCCGGCGACGCCGACGTCCTTACCTCTTTCCTGGCCTCCAACACGTTTCCTTTTCACGCGTCCCCCGCGCCCACCGCGGCGCAGGCACGGGACCGGGTGCAGCAGGGGCACTTCTGGTCGACGGCGGCGCAGGGGTACTGGATCCAGGATGGCAATCAGGACCTGGGGCTGGTGGTCGTTGAGGATCCTGAGGATGAAAACCCGATGTTCGACCTCCGACTGGCTGAGGAACACCGCGGGCAGGGCCGGGGCGCGGGTATTTTGCGGGCGCTTTGTGGGCTCGTGTTTACCGGGCACGCCGGCAGTGTCCGGTTTGAAGGCCAGACGCGGGAAGACAACATTGCCATGCGGAAAACGTTCTTGCGCGCCGGGTTCGTCAAGGAGGCCCATTACCGTCAGGCATGGCCGACGGCGGACGGTTCCCGGGTTGCATCGGTTGCCTATGCGATACTTCGGTCGGATTGGGAAACCAACACAGTAACCCCGCTGGAATTCGACGATTTCCCCTTTTGTGATCCCCAGTAA
- a CDS encoding ABC transporter ATP-binding protein — MAAVDDLSFEVAAGTVFAFLGANGAGKSTTISCLTTVLPFDSGTVEVAGNDVLRSGTGVRETIGVVFQDSMLDPILTGRENLQTRARFYSPDKAANNARIEELSRMVGLEDFLDRRYSTYSGGQRRRVDIARALLHAPSIIFLDEPTAGLDPASRALVWSTIHDLRENHGLTVFLTTHYMEETEEADRVCVIEKGRIIADGTPTELRAKYSRSILSISSADPEALRLLARGAGVDVVGEESNVLRLAVDRSDTARELLAGHGENVLDFEFRHGTMDDVFLALTGRRGEAE, encoded by the coding sequence GTGGCCGCTGTCGATGATCTGTCCTTCGAAGTGGCCGCCGGAACCGTCTTTGCTTTCCTCGGGGCCAACGGCGCGGGGAAGTCCACCACCATCTCCTGCCTCACCACGGTCCTGCCGTTCGACTCCGGCACGGTGGAAGTGGCCGGAAATGATGTGCTGCGCAGCGGCACCGGAGTCCGTGAAACCATCGGGGTGGTGTTCCAGGACTCCATGCTGGACCCCATCCTGACCGGCCGCGAGAACCTGCAGACCAGGGCGCGCTTCTATTCCCCTGACAAGGCGGCCAACAATGCCCGCATCGAGGAGCTGAGCCGGATGGTCGGATTGGAGGACTTCCTTGACCGCCGCTACAGCACCTATTCGGGCGGCCAGCGCCGGCGGGTGGACATTGCCCGCGCCCTGCTGCACGCGCCGTCGATCATTTTCCTGGACGAACCCACCGCCGGCCTGGATCCGGCCAGCCGTGCTCTGGTCTGGTCCACCATCCACGACCTGCGGGAAAACCACGGCCTCACCGTTTTCCTCACCACGCACTACATGGAGGAAACCGAGGAAGCGGACCGGGTCTGCGTGATCGAGAAGGGCCGGATCATTGCGGACGGAACACCCACCGAGCTGCGGGCAAAGTACAGCCGCAGCATCCTCTCGATCAGCTCCGCCGACCCGGAGGCACTGCGGCTCCTCGCGCGCGGCGCCGGAGTCGACGTCGTGGGTGAGGAGTCGAACGTGCTCCGGCTGGCGGTGGACCGCTCCGACACTGCCCGGGAGCTGCTGGCCGGGCACGGCGAAAACGTACTGGACTTCGAGTTCCGCCACGGCACCATGGACGATGTGTTTCTGGCCCTGACCGGCCGTCGGGGGGAAGCGGAATGA
- a CDS encoding ABC transporter permease, with the protein MNVVMDITGRNLRLYFRDRLNVFFSLLGALVLFLLYTLFLGNQQTQGLAESFPQAAEEDIKGFVDAWMFAGIVGITAITTGLAAVNVIVDDTATGRFRDFLVSPISRGQLVLGYLLSTVAIALIMTTVVFAVSLAYLGLVDGVVLAVGQVARSYGYLVLSCVAFGALSCFVVTFVRTPGSFAALSTLVGTILGFAAGSYIPVGAFPEGVRNFVSALPFMQASMVVRQEMTEGPMDAVTDQPGAVAEVERLFGITAYVGDWAVPTGYVLFVLAAMVVVFSVLAALRIRSRIR; encoded by the coding sequence ATGAACGTAGTTATGGACATCACCGGACGGAACTTGCGCCTGTACTTCCGGGACCGGCTGAACGTCTTCTTTTCCCTCCTCGGGGCTCTGGTCCTGTTCCTGCTGTACACCCTGTTCTTGGGCAACCAGCAGACCCAGGGGCTGGCCGAGAGCTTTCCGCAAGCCGCCGAAGAGGACATAAAGGGCTTCGTGGACGCCTGGATGTTCGCCGGGATTGTGGGCATCACCGCTATCACCACCGGACTTGCCGCCGTGAACGTGATTGTGGACGACACCGCCACCGGCCGCTTCCGCGACTTCCTGGTGTCGCCCATCAGCCGCGGCCAGCTGGTGCTGGGGTACCTGCTGTCCACGGTAGCGATAGCGCTGATCATGACCACGGTGGTGTTCGCCGTGAGCCTGGCCTACCTGGGCTTAGTGGACGGGGTGGTGCTCGCTGTGGGGCAGGTGGCCCGCTCCTACGGCTATCTGGTTCTCAGTTGTGTTGCGTTCGGGGCGTTGAGCTGCTTTGTGGTGACGTTCGTCCGCACGCCGGGGTCCTTCGCGGCTCTGTCCACGCTGGTGGGCACCATTCTCGGTTTCGCAGCCGGGTCCTACATTCCGGTGGGTGCCTTTCCCGAGGGTGTGCGGAACTTTGTCAGCGCGCTGCCGTTTATGCAGGCGTCCATGGTGGTGCGCCAGGAAATGACCGAAGGGCCCATGGATGCGGTGACGGACCAGCCGGGGGCGGTCGCGGAGGTAGAGCGTCTCTTCGGCATCACCGCCTATGTGGGGGACTGGGCCGTGCCCACCGGATATGTGCTGTTTGTCCTGGCGGCGATGGTGGTGGTCTTTTCGGTCCTGGCCGCGCTTCGGATCCGGTCCCGCATTCGCTGA
- the trxB gene encoding thioredoxin-disulfide reductase: MATDSVLIIGSGPAGYTAGIYAARAGLKPRILAGSVTAGGALMNTTEVENFPGFADGIQGPDLMENLRRQAEKFGAVVEYDDVVSVELAGHTKRVATGGGKTYKARSVILATGSVYKELGLPEEKQLNGRGISWCATCDGFFFRNQPIVVVGGGDSAMEEALFLTRFGESVTVVVRRDALRASRIMSQRARDHGKIRFEFNSEVTAIHGTDKVTGVTLTDTVTGSTREVPATGIFVAIGHAPRTDLLAGQVDLDENGYIRVAAPTTQTNLDGVFACGDAVDHRYRQAITAAGTGCSAALDAERYLAAVEDADSIATALVEGSLQG, translated from the coding sequence ATGGCCACCGACTCCGTCCTCATCATCGGCTCCGGACCCGCCGGGTACACGGCCGGGATCTACGCGGCGAGGGCCGGGCTGAAGCCGCGCATCCTGGCCGGCTCGGTCACCGCTGGCGGGGCGCTGATGAATACTACCGAGGTGGAGAACTTTCCCGGCTTCGCCGACGGCATCCAAGGCCCGGACCTGATGGAAAACCTGCGCCGGCAGGCGGAGAAGTTCGGTGCGGTGGTGGAGTACGACGACGTCGTCTCGGTCGAGCTGGCCGGCCACACCAAACGGGTGGCCACTGGAGGCGGGAAAACCTACAAGGCCCGCAGCGTCATCCTCGCCACCGGTTCCGTATACAAGGAGCTGGGACTGCCCGAGGAGAAACAGCTCAACGGGCGGGGCATTTCCTGGTGCGCCACATGCGACGGCTTCTTCTTCCGGAACCAGCCCATTGTGGTGGTGGGCGGCGGGGATTCGGCCATGGAGGAGGCACTGTTCCTGACCCGGTTCGGGGAGTCGGTGACCGTCGTCGTACGCCGCGATGCCCTGCGTGCCTCGCGGATCATGTCCCAGCGCGCCCGCGACCACGGCAAGATCCGCTTCGAGTTCAACAGCGAGGTCACCGCCATCCACGGCACGGACAAAGTCACCGGAGTGACGCTGACGGACACCGTCACGGGGAGCACGCGGGAGGTGCCGGCTACCGGTATCTTCGTGGCCATTGGCCACGCGCCGCGCACCGATCTGCTGGCCGGGCAGGTGGACCTGGACGAAAACGGCTACATCCGGGTGGCCGCCCCCACCACGCAGACCAACCTCGACGGTGTGTTCGCGTGCGGCGACGCGGTGGACCACCGGTACCGGCAGGCGATCACCGCGGCCGGCACCGGATGCTCGGCGGCGCTCGACGCCGAGCGGTACTTGGCAGCAGTGGAAGATGCGGACAGCATTGCCACCGCACTGGTGGAAGGCTCCCTGCAGGGCTAG
- a CDS encoding HNH endonuclease signature motif containing protein translates to MDQLGNTERITEEAGYVHQSAKGQAGKADASDSERTLAVFRADIRAEAADGGSRSGDSAAGADAATAFPDGFSGLLALQNLESFDEQTTCDVLARVVHLVRWTQAQEARLIHHMEELFRSGLCKDLGREEAGQAFSLAASECAAILNVPQTTAQGMMFEADRLCSTHTATLAGLEDGRFSYGHAQVVLDQCENIPASELPGFESELLGKAEGVTRSQFCAKARRLRERKYPETVPERHLTAFDKRRVVLDRDEDGMSWLSAHLRAAEAQQIYTALSTAARGEQAGGDSRTADQLRADVLAQLLMGGLGSAPSGARSGAGGEGGSGAGGRAADRAGGRAAGGAGGRAAGGAGSRAAGGAGSGPADADPDASTVLPRAEIMVLINAETLFGANEEPAELHGYGPISAEEARRLARNAVGWTGLAQDPKTGEILAVGRRRKVPAGLARWLRARDGTCRFPGCRVSTAVTEIDHTTDWADGGPTDHGNLAHLCRRHHRFKTLGYWKAHQPTPGVIEWTSPAGRTYRTDPFLETERPTADHPSAEPAPF, encoded by the coding sequence ATGGATCAGCTCGGGAACACCGAACGGATAACCGAAGAAGCAGGGTATGTACACCAGTCGGCTAAAGGCCAGGCTGGTAAGGCGGATGCCTCCGACTCGGAGCGCACACTCGCGGTTTTCCGGGCAGATATCCGTGCTGAAGCGGCCGACGGCGGCTCCCGGTCCGGCGATTCTGCCGCAGGCGCGGATGCGGCCACCGCCTTTCCGGACGGGTTCAGCGGACTGCTGGCCCTGCAGAACCTTGAATCCTTTGACGAACAGACCACCTGCGATGTTTTGGCCCGCGTGGTCCATCTGGTTCGGTGGACGCAGGCACAGGAGGCCCGCCTGATCCACCATATGGAGGAACTCTTCCGGTCCGGTCTCTGCAAGGATTTGGGCCGGGAAGAAGCCGGGCAGGCGTTCAGCCTCGCGGCCTCTGAATGCGCAGCCATTCTGAACGTCCCGCAGACCACCGCGCAGGGGATGATGTTCGAAGCGGACAGGCTCTGCAGCACCCATACCGCCACCCTGGCCGGACTGGAAGACGGACGCTTCAGCTACGGGCACGCTCAAGTGGTGCTCGACCAGTGTGAGAACATTCCGGCGTCGGAGCTTCCCGGGTTCGAGTCCGAACTGCTGGGCAAAGCCGAGGGCGTAACGAGGAGCCAGTTCTGTGCCAAGGCCAGGCGGCTAAGGGAGCGCAAATACCCGGAGACTGTTCCTGAACGGCATCTGACTGCCTTCGATAAGCGGCGCGTCGTCCTGGACCGGGACGAGGACGGCATGTCGTGGCTGTCGGCGCATTTGCGGGCCGCGGAAGCCCAGCAGATCTACACGGCCTTGAGCACTGCAGCCCGCGGTGAACAGGCCGGCGGTGACTCCCGGACTGCGGACCAGCTGCGCGCCGATGTCCTGGCCCAGCTGCTGATGGGCGGCCTCGGCTCAGCCCCGTCAGGTGCACGAAGCGGAGCAGGCGGCGAAGGAGGCAGTGGAGCAGGCGGTCGAGCAGCCGACCGTGCAGGCGGTCGAGCAGCCGGCGGAGCGGGCGGTCGAGCAGCCGGCGGAGCGGGCAGTCGAGCAGCCGGCGGAGCGGGCAGTGGACCTGCCGATGCCGATCCCGACGCCTCAACAGTCCTGCCGCGGGCCGAAATCATGGTCCTGATCAACGCCGAAACCCTCTTTGGCGCCAACGAGGAGCCGGCTGAGCTCCACGGCTACGGTCCGATCAGCGCCGAAGAAGCCCGCCGACTGGCCCGCAACGCGGTGGGGTGGACAGGTCTGGCCCAGGATCCGAAGACAGGCGAAATCCTCGCGGTGGGCAGGCGCCGGAAAGTCCCCGCCGGGCTGGCCCGCTGGCTACGCGCCCGCGACGGGACCTGCCGGTTCCCCGGTTGCAGGGTTAGCACCGCCGTCACGGAAATAGACCACACCACCGACTGGGCAGACGGCGGTCCCACCGACCACGGAAACCTGGCGCACCTGTGCCGCCGGCATCACCGCTTCAAGACCCTGGGCTATTGGAAAGCCCACCAGCCAACACCGGGTGTGATCGAGTGGACCTCACCGGCCGGACGCACCTACCGCACTGATCCTTTCCTGGAAACCGAACGCCCCACCGCTGACCATCCAAGTGCGGAGCCTGCACCGTTCTGA